A stretch of Brachyhypopomus gauderio isolate BG-103 chromosome 3, BGAUD_0.2, whole genome shotgun sequence DNA encodes these proteins:
- the fgf5 gene encoding fibroblast growth factor 5, giving the protein MNVPLLVVLFVQLICITALTEAVHGSLEDQGVGEESVSGRRTGRLYCRVGIGFHLQIHPNGRVNGSHEPNHLSLLELFAVSQGVIGIRGVFSNRFLAMNKRGWLHATETFTDDCKFRERFQENSYNTYASVAHKSRWTGREWLVALNKRGKAKMGSNRRVKAQHVSTHFLPRMNVQEKLEQSFTITAKEQERAPAAPVPQKPPVPQKPPVPKVPVGTRQKGPRTVNYWPKFRFG; this is encoded by the exons ATGAACGTGCCTCTCTTAGTTGTACTCTTTGTTCAGCTGATTTGCATCACAGCCCTCACGGAAGCCGTACACGGTTCCTTGGAGGACCAAGGTGTCGGGGAAGAGAGCGTGTCGGGGCGCAGGACTGGAAGACTGTACTGTAGGGTCGGTATTGGTTTCCACCTTCAGATTCACCCCAACGGAAGAGTTAATGGGAGCCACGAGCCTAATCATTTAA GTCTCCTGGAACTTTTTGCTGTGTCTCAAGGGGTCATAGGAATCCGTGGGGTTTTCAGCAACCGGTTCCTAGCCATGAACAAGAGGGGATGGCTTCACGCTACT GAGACGTTCACAGATGACTGCAAGTTCAGGGAGCGGTTTCAGGAGAACAGCTACAACACTTATGCCTCGGTGGCCCACAAGAGCCGTTGGACCGGCAGAGAGTGGTTGGTGGCACTGAACAAGAGGGGCAAGGCGAAGATGGGCTCCAACAGAAGAGTGAAGGCCCAGCATGTGTCCACGCACTTTCTGCCCAGGATGAACGTGCAGGAGAAATTGGAACAGAGCTTTACGATAACAGCcaaagagcaggagagagctCCCGCAGCACCGGTCCCGCAAAAGCCCCCTGTCCCGCAAAAGCCCCCTGTCCCCAAAGTCCCCGTCGGTACTAGGCAGAAAGGGCCTCGCACCGTCAACTACTGGCCCAAATTTAGATTCGGATAA
- the prdm8b gene encoding PR domain zinc finger protein 8b isoform X1 has protein sequence MGTPYIFRVWAHLTYSGYGHTLHIEGMGTPYILRVWEHLTYSEYGHTLHIQGMGTPYIFRTWAHLTYSGYGHTLHIQGMGTPYIFRVDTSATNSSSEGLMWLRLVQSARDREEQNLEAYVKNGQLFYRSLRRIEKDEELLVWYGKDLIELLLLSSNRSHVKNKGSPPYLCPDCNQRFQFEFPLLAHLRFRCTKRLQGMAGTEEEIKDCSEPTGALLTRSSPKLGRSEGFPNPPDGKPSTDFHNLARDLENNRTSPPSDKEAEVLSESSGKRKFSDLEDGRGVGLVQPLKSKEELANSAQQYRGAYGLDEAKRAFSPCSSEAPEGKRSAFTEVKKSPPSSKLGGKNSVFNSENKSESGRPGGLGDKPMSLRQVLGETQPPQSRSEGPAVGSAFTSVAQQDAGGSERKSAFSQPSRSFSQLSPLVMAPKLLPAVDCHPAVGDTVSSSRLYQADHLAAKLQGSELGSNCPVPGGMAKQSPFLYATAFWPKASGPIQLQMPSALTLLPPSFTSLCLPAQNWCAKCNASFRMTSDLVYHMRSHHKKEYSMEPLVKRRREEKLKCPICNESFRERHHLSRHMTSHN, from the exons ATGGGCACACCTTACATATTCAGGGTATGGGCACACCTTACATATTCAGGGTATGGGCACACCTTACATATTGAGGGTATGGGCACACCTTACATATTGAGGGTATGGGAACACCTTACATATTCAGAGTATGGGCACACCTTACATATTCAGGGTATGGGCACACCTTACATATTCAGGACATGGGCACACCTTACATATTCAGGGTATGGGCACACCTTACATATTCAGGGTATGGGCACACCTTACATATTCAGG GTGGACACGTCAGCTACAAACAGTTCCTCGGAGGGCCTGATGTGGCTACGATTGGTCCAGTCTGCGAGAGACAGGGAGGAACAGAACCTGGAGGCCTACGTGAAGAATGGGCAGCTCTTCTACAGGTCACTGAGGAGAATCGAGAAGGACGAGGAGCTTCTGGTGTGGTACGGAAAAGATCTGATCGAGCTGTTGCTGCTCAGCTCCAACAGAAGCCACGTGAAGAACAAAG GATCTCCACCATATCTCTGTCCAGACTGCAATCAGCGCTTCCAGTTTGAGTTCCCTCTCTTGGCACACCTGAGGTTCCGCTGCACCAAAAGACTGCAAGGCATGGCCGGTACCGAGGAGGAGATTAAGGACTGTAGTGAACCGACCGGTGCTCTCCTCACCCGGTCCAGCCCCAAGCTGGGCCGATCAGAGGGCTTCCCCAACCCTCCAGACGGCAAACCATCCACAGACTTCCATAACCTCGCCAGGGACTTAGAGAATAACCGGACCAGTCCTCCCAGTGACAAGGAGGCGGAGGTCCTGAGCGAAAGTTCGGGAAAGCGAAAATTCTCCGACTTGGAAGACGGCAGGGGCGTGGGCTTGGTGCAGCCGCTGAAGTCGAAGGAGGAGCTGGCGAACTCGGCCCAGCAGTACCGCGGCGCGTACGGCCTGGACGAAGCCAAGCGGGCCTTCTCTCCCTGCTCGTCCGAGGCGCCCGAGGGCAAACGCAGCGCCTTCACCGAGGTGAAAAAGTCGCCTCCTAGCTCGAAGCTCGGCGGCAAGAACTCCGTTTTCAACTCGGAGAACAAGTCGGAGTCAGGCAGGCCCGGCGGCCTTGGCGACAAACCCATGAGTCTGCGGCAGGTGCTGGGCGAGACGCAGCCGCCCCAGTCGCGCTCGGAGGGCCCTGCGGTGGGCAGCGCCTTCACGTCCGTGGCCCAGCAGGACGCCGGCGGCTCGGAGAGGAAGAGCGCCTTCAGCCAGCCCTCTCGCTCCTTCTCACAGCTCTCGCCACTGGTGATGGCGCCCAAGTTGCTGCCGGCGGTGGACTGCCATCCGGCCGTGGGCGACACCGTCTCCTCCAGCAGACTCTACCAGGCCGACCACCTGGCCGCCAAGCTGCAGGGCTCCGAGCTGGGCAGCAACTGCCCCGTGCCGGGCGGCATGGCCAAGCAGAGCCCGTTCCTTTACGCCACGGCCTTCTGGCCCAAGGCCTCGGGCCCCATCCAGCTGCAGATGCCCTCTGCCCTCACGCTCCTGCccccctccttcacctcccTCTGCCTGCCCGCGCAAAACTGGTGCGCCAAGTGCAACGCCTCCTTCCGAATGACCTCCGACCTGGTCTACCACATGCGCTCACACCACAAAAAGGAGTACTCCATGGAACCGCTGGTGAAGAGGAGGCGTGAGGAGAAGCTCAAGTGTCCTATCTGCAACGAGTCCTTCAGGGAGCGACACCACCTCTCCCGTCACATGACCTCTCATAACTGA
- the prdm8b gene encoding PR domain zinc finger protein 8b isoform X2 → MMEESSSQKLAWDGDAKAMQQCLTDIFTSVYTTCDIPENAIFGPCVLSHTSLYDSIAFIALKSSDKRTAPYIFRVDTSATNSSSEGLMWLRLVQSARDREEQNLEAYVKNGQLFYRSLRRIEKDEELLVWYGKDLIELLLLSSNRSHVKNKGSPPYLCPDCNQRFQFEFPLLAHLRFRCTKRLQGMAGTEEEIKDCSEPTGALLTRSSPKLGRSEGFPNPPDGKPSTDFHNLARDLENNRTSPPSDKEAEVLSESSGKRKFSDLEDGRGVGLVQPLKSKEELANSAQQYRGAYGLDEAKRAFSPCSSEAPEGKRSAFTEVKKSPPSSKLGGKNSVFNSENKSESGRPGGLGDKPMSLRQVLGETQPPQSRSEGPAVGSAFTSVAQQDAGGSERKSAFSQPSRSFSQLSPLVMAPKLLPAVDCHPAVGDTVSSSRLYQADHLAAKLQGSELGSNCPVPGGMAKQSPFLYATAFWPKASGPIQLQMPSALTLLPPSFTSLCLPAQNWCAKCNASFRMTSDLVYHMRSHHKKEYSMEPLVKRRREEKLKCPICNESFRERHHLSRHMTSHN, encoded by the exons ATGATGGAGGAATCCAGTTCCCAAAAGCTTGCATGGGATGGCGATGCAAAGGCAATGCAGCAGTGTTTAACGGATATATTCACCAGCGTCTACACCACCTGTGACATTCCAGAAAATGCTATTTTTGGGCCATGTGTTCTAAGTCACACCTCTTTATATGACAGTATTGCTTTTATTGCCCTAAAATCGTCAGACAAGAGGACGGCACCTTACATATTCAGG GTGGACACGTCAGCTACAAACAGTTCCTCGGAGGGCCTGATGTGGCTACGATTGGTCCAGTCTGCGAGAGACAGGGAGGAACAGAACCTGGAGGCCTACGTGAAGAATGGGCAGCTCTTCTACAGGTCACTGAGGAGAATCGAGAAGGACGAGGAGCTTCTGGTGTGGTACGGAAAAGATCTGATCGAGCTGTTGCTGCTCAGCTCCAACAGAAGCCACGTGAAGAACAAAG GATCTCCACCATATCTCTGTCCAGACTGCAATCAGCGCTTCCAGTTTGAGTTCCCTCTCTTGGCACACCTGAGGTTCCGCTGCACCAAAAGACTGCAAGGCATGGCCGGTACCGAGGAGGAGATTAAGGACTGTAGTGAACCGACCGGTGCTCTCCTCACCCGGTCCAGCCCCAAGCTGGGCCGATCAGAGGGCTTCCCCAACCCTCCAGACGGCAAACCATCCACAGACTTCCATAACCTCGCCAGGGACTTAGAGAATAACCGGACCAGTCCTCCCAGTGACAAGGAGGCGGAGGTCCTGAGCGAAAGTTCGGGAAAGCGAAAATTCTCCGACTTGGAAGACGGCAGGGGCGTGGGCTTGGTGCAGCCGCTGAAGTCGAAGGAGGAGCTGGCGAACTCGGCCCAGCAGTACCGCGGCGCGTACGGCCTGGACGAAGCCAAGCGGGCCTTCTCTCCCTGCTCGTCCGAGGCGCCCGAGGGCAAACGCAGCGCCTTCACCGAGGTGAAAAAGTCGCCTCCTAGCTCGAAGCTCGGCGGCAAGAACTCCGTTTTCAACTCGGAGAACAAGTCGGAGTCAGGCAGGCCCGGCGGCCTTGGCGACAAACCCATGAGTCTGCGGCAGGTGCTGGGCGAGACGCAGCCGCCCCAGTCGCGCTCGGAGGGCCCTGCGGTGGGCAGCGCCTTCACGTCCGTGGCCCAGCAGGACGCCGGCGGCTCGGAGAGGAAGAGCGCCTTCAGCCAGCCCTCTCGCTCCTTCTCACAGCTCTCGCCACTGGTGATGGCGCCCAAGTTGCTGCCGGCGGTGGACTGCCATCCGGCCGTGGGCGACACCGTCTCCTCCAGCAGACTCTACCAGGCCGACCACCTGGCCGCCAAGCTGCAGGGCTCCGAGCTGGGCAGCAACTGCCCCGTGCCGGGCGGCATGGCCAAGCAGAGCCCGTTCCTTTACGCCACGGCCTTCTGGCCCAAGGCCTCGGGCCCCATCCAGCTGCAGATGCCCTCTGCCCTCACGCTCCTGCccccctccttcacctcccTCTGCCTGCCCGCGCAAAACTGGTGCGCCAAGTGCAACGCCTCCTTCCGAATGACCTCCGACCTGGTCTACCACATGCGCTCACACCACAAAAAGGAGTACTCCATGGAACCGCTGGTGAAGAGGAGGCGTGAGGAGAAGCTCAAGTGTCCTATCTGCAACGAGTCCTTCAGGGAGCGACACCACCTCTCCCGTCACATGACCTCTCATAACTGA